The following DNA comes from Thalassoglobus sp. JC818.
CCACGATCACCTTCATCGGAACACAAGCTGGGTTGGCATACGTGCTCTTTCGGGGTGCGGCTGACACCGACAAAGATGCTTCCCACAAAGCTTGGTTTTCACACGGAAGCCACGAGTTGGAAGTGATCTGGAGTGTTGTGCCGGCCTTCATCCTGCTCTTCATCGCTCTGTACCAGATGGACGTCTGGGCTGAGTATCGTGTGAAAGACGCATTCCCACAGCAAAAGATGCAATCGGTTCTCGATCGTCTTGGTCAGGAACGAGAAGCGGATTCGAGTCTCGCACTCGCTGAAGTCACCGCACGACAGTTTGAGTGGCGGATTCGCTACCCAGGATTCGATCCTGAAACTGGTGACTTGCTTCCGCTGATGCCGGAACCACAAGCGACAGATCTTTATGCTGTCAACGATCTTCACTTGCCCTCAAGTTCGCCTGTGATGATCAACTTGAAAACGATGGATGTCCAGCACTCCTTCTTCCTTCCCGAACTTCGCATCAAGCAAGATGCCGTCCCGGGATTGATCATTCCGATTTGGTTGGAAGCGAAGGAACAGCGGACTTACCAGTTGTTGTGTGCCGAGCTTTGTGGCTGGGGTCACTACAAGATGAAGGCACGATTTGTCGCTGAATCTGAAGAAAACTTTCTCAACTACCTCCGCAGACTCCATGAGGAGCAGAATTACGACCGGGTTGAGAAGACAGACGACGGCGCTGCTGAATAACGGATTTTTCTCGAGTTTACTTAGAGATTAGTATTGGAGTGATGCGATGAGTTCTATCGCAGCCACAGCTGGTTCTTCCGATCATGGTCATTCCGCCCATGGTGAAGACCGTCTTGCGCTTTTGAAAGCAGTGCCATTCTGGTCGACTGATCACAAAGTGATCGGCATCCAGTTCTTGTTGACCACCATTCTGATGTTGATGGTCGGTGGAGCTTTGGCACTGGGAGTTCGATGGCAACTCTCGTTTCCTTGGGAAAACATGCCGATCCTGGGTGCTTTGTTCGCCGATGCTGGTGGACAGGTTTCTCCAGAGTTCTACACCATGCTCTTCACGATGCATGCGACTGTGATGATTTTCCTTGTGATCATCCCCGTCCTCGCTGGAGCGTTTGGAAACTTTCTGATCCCGCTCATGATCGGTGCTGACGATATGGCATTCCCACTGTTGAATGCCCTCAGCTACTGGTTCATGTGGCCAGCGATCTTCTGCTTTGGAGCGAGTTTCGTTTTCAACGAAGGCTTTGGACCAAATGCCGGACCTGCTGCGGGTTGGACTTCTTACCCAGCACTTTCTGCGATTGCTGACGCTGCTCCTGGTTCAGGCTGGGCACAATTCTGGTGGTTGCTCGGTGTGACCTTCGTCGGGGTTTCCTCGATGATGGGATCGGTCAACTACATGACCACGATCATCAATATGCGAGCTCCCGGACTGACATTGTTCCGGATGCCTCTGACGATCTGGGGAATGTTCATCACTGCAATTTTGCAGGCGTTTGCTCTTCCCGTTTTGACAGCTGCTGGCTTCATGCTGATGGCTGACCGTGCGATGGGAACCTGCTTCTTCGTCCCTTCAGGTCTGGTCGTCAACAATGCCGCCCCGACTGTTGGTGGTGGTCAAACTCTACTGTGGCAGCACCTGTTCTGGTTCTACTCACACCCTGCTGTGTACATCATGGTTTTGCCTGCGATGGGTATGGTTTCGGACATGCTCTCGTGCATGAGCCGTAAACCGATCTTCGGTTACAAGCCGATGGTTTACTCGCTGGCGGCGATTGCTGGACTGGGCTTCATCGTTTGGGGCCACCACATGTTTATCTCCGGGATGAATCCTGCACTCGGAATGACGTTCATGGTTTCGACAATCATGATCGCCCTGCCCTCAGCCGTGAAAGTCTTCAACTGGATTGGAACAATCTGGGGCGGACGGCCGGTGTTTAACGTGGTCTTTCTGAACTGCGTCGCATTCATCAGCATGTTCATCGTTGGTGGACTGTCCGGAATCTTCATGGCAGCTGTTCCGGTCGACATTTACATCCACGACACGTACTTCATTGTCGCCCACTTCCACTATGTGCTCTTCGGAGCAA
Coding sequences within:
- a CDS encoding cytochrome c oxidase subunit II, yielding MKWFWCCFFTFWPILAVIVCLASPSLGWWFPGESASPLGERIDDLFYMILIISTITFIGTQAGLAYVLFRGAADTDKDASHKAWFSHGSHELEVIWSVVPAFILLFIALYQMDVWAEYRVKDAFPQQKMQSVLDRLGQEREADSSLALAEVTARQFEWRIRYPGFDPETGDLLPLMPEPQATDLYAVNDLHLPSSSPVMINLKTMDVQHSFFLPELRIKQDAVPGLIIPIWLEAKEQRTYQLLCAELCGWGHYKMKARFVAESEENFLNYLRRLHEEQNYDRVEKTDDGAAE
- a CDS encoding cbb3-type cytochrome c oxidase subunit I; protein product: MSSIAATAGSSDHGHSAHGEDRLALLKAVPFWSTDHKVIGIQFLLTTILMLMVGGALALGVRWQLSFPWENMPILGALFADAGGQVSPEFYTMLFTMHATVMIFLVIIPVLAGAFGNFLIPLMIGADDMAFPLLNALSYWFMWPAIFCFGASFVFNEGFGPNAGPAAGWTSYPALSAIADAAPGSGWAQFWWLLGVTFVGVSSMMGSVNYMTTIINMRAPGLTLFRMPLTIWGMFITAILQAFALPVLTAAGFMLMADRAMGTCFFVPSGLVVNNAAPTVGGGQTLLWQHLFWFYSHPAVYIMVLPAMGMVSDMLSCMSRKPIFGYKPMVYSLAAIAGLGFIVWGHHMFISGMNPALGMTFMVSTIMIALPSAVKVFNWIGTIWGGRPVFNVVFLNCVAFISMFIVGGLSGIFMAAVPVDIYIHDTYFIVAHFHYVLFGATLFGVFGAIQFWYPKMFGRYMSEGWGKLHFFLTFAGFNGTFFPMHMLGVAGMPRRYADPYLYPYLEHLLPLNQFMTMSACVMGFAQFILIGNIILSWFFGKKAGRNPWNANGLEWATPSPPGHGNFDVPPIVYRGPYEYSHPDRDSDFWPQTEPPAAPKPAPQPDPEPAPA